The Microtus ochrogaster isolate Prairie Vole_2 chromosome 10, MicOch1.0, whole genome shotgun sequence genome contains the following window.
AGTGTCCTGTTTGCCTTCCTTTCCAGATTATGGACAGTTCCTTCGTACAGCACAGCGTGAGGGTTCTGCAGGAACTCAACAAGCAGCGGGAGAAGGGCCAATATTGCGACGCCACGCTGGATGTGGGGGGCCTGGTGTTCAAGGCACACTGGAGTGTCCTGGCCTGTTGCAGCCatttcttccagaggatctatgGGGATGGCTCAGGAGGCAGCGTCGTCCTTCCTGCAGGCTTCGCTGAGATTTTTGGTCTCCTGCTGGACTTTTTCTACACTGGTCACCTTGCCCTCACCTCAGGGAACAGGGATCAGGTGCTCTTGGCAGCCAAGGAATTGCGGGTGCCAGAGGCTGTGGAGCTGTGTCAGAGCTTCCAGCCCAGGACCTCAGGGGGACAGGCACCGAGTGTCCAGAGCGGACTGGGACCACCTGCCTCCCAGGATGTGAAAAGCCACCTCAAGGAGCCAGCAgagttggaggaggaggaagtttTCAGGACTCTGAGCTTGGCCCCTGGGGATCAGGAGTCCAGAGACAGTCAGCAGCCCCAGCTcaactcctccttcctctgcgggaaaggcaggcaggctgtGAAGCCTCGTCTCTCAGAGGACAAAGAGTCTGAGGACTGCAAAGAGCCTCCAAGGCCCTTTGAGGCTGGAGGTGCCCCGCTGCAGGGCGAGAGCAATGAGGTACTGCTACCAGGGTGCAAGAACTGGGGAGGGGGCAAGCTAGAGGGTACAGATGGACGCTTCTGGAGTTAAACATGGGAGGCCAGTGGCCTCAGGTGACCTTTCTGCGAGCTACACTTAGCCATGGTGGTCAGCTTCCTGGGGGTGGAGTGAGCATCAGGGGTACAAGTGTTCCCCGAGGGTAGAGAAACCTGGCCAGCTCCCTGGAAACAGAGCCCCTTTCCTCCAAGGCCAGGATTTACCTGTGGTCTTCCCTGGACCCCTGCAGAAAGGGGACCATCAGAGATAGGGCTTGGGTTGGAATTCAAGCTGGGTCCCTGAAGCTACTGCTGGTACTTTGGTGACTCTgcccctcctgctgcctcctctgACTTTAGTGGGAAGTGGTGGTTCAAGTTGAGGATGACGGCGATTCTGTTTCTGAGCCTGAGACTGTGCTGACCAGGAGGAAGTCAAAAGTCATCCGAAAGCCCTGCGCTGAGGAGCCAGCCCTGAGTGCGGGTTCCCTAGCAACCGAGCCCACTGAAAGCAGGAAAGGTGCAGCCGTGCCGGTTGAATGTCCCACGTGTCATAAAAAGTTCCTCAGCAAATACTACCTGAAAGTTCACAACAGGTAACCGCtctgtttttctagtttcttttcccATGCGCCCTTCTGTGTTGAGGTCCTGTAGTCTCCTCCTCTGGGctctgtgggggctggagggcTCTATGTTAGGCCCACGCAGAGCCTGGTTGGCGTGCCTCTCCgccctccctgtcttcctgtgGATCGTGAGTTTGTGGATCCTAAACAGTAGGTTCTACTACTGTGACTTCTGCCCACGTGAGACAAATCTGGCTCCTTCCTGAGCTGGAGTGGAGGTTTGACTGTAGGGCAGTCTGCAGTCTGGCAGTGTAGGCTTTGACAAGAGGCTAATCCCCAGGACTGAGGCCGCCTGTGTTTCTGGGGATAGTAGCTCTGGAAGTAAGAAGTATAAAGGACCATTTGTCCAGCTCAAACCCACGTAGAACTATGgagttaaaaagagaaagactttaCTATGTAAATTTACATagaccaagcaggccttgaactcagagattaccagtctttgcctcctgagtgctggtgttaaaggcataCTCCATCATACCTAGTCCTAGgactgtttttgtttaaaaaatcaaTCGGGGACTCTCTATAtagcctctaactcactatgtagaccagactggccaggaacacagagatttgcctgcttctgcctccagagtgttggaatCAAAGACCTGTGTCCCACATCTGGCTTGTTTTAAGTTAAAATTACTTAAAAGTGAGTGCCACAAACACAAGTCATCTCAGGTGCTCAGTAGCCACGCGACTGTGCTAGGCTGGTACCGAGCCAGGTTGTGCTGAGCCACGTGTTGTAGGTATGATACTCTGGGAAGCTGCTGGTGCTCACCTGGAGTGCGCTTAGGACCCATTTCCCATCCTGTGCTTTGGCGTGACCTTCAGTGCTAGGGTTTGACCCCCCAGGGCCTTTACTTCCCAGCTACAGCCCTCGCCCTTTTTCAGGAGACAGGCCTTCTCTAAATTACTGAGGCTGGCTGGAGTTAGTGATCCTTGTGCCTCAGCTTGGAGTAGCTGGGAGTGAGCTGGGAGTATAGCTCAGTCTTCATGTGTTTGCCTAAcacttgaggccctgggttcaatccccagtgctggggaaaaaATATCCAAGCCAAGTACCTGGGATTACCTTACAGGCTTCTGTCGTCCACCTAAGCTAGAAGGTAAGGAAGCCGTTGACTGAGAAAACCAAGCTGTTGGGAACAGAGCTAGTAATAATGTCTTGAGCTTGGAGCAAGCCTGGCTAGTTCACTCAGACCTCCCATATCCTCCTGGGCCCCGGGCCCTCTCAGTATGAAATAGGAAGCACTGGAGGACTGTGAGCCAAGAGGTGATGAGGGCTGCCTTATCTTCAAAGACTTCTGAACTTAATGGAACCTGCTGGTGAGATGGTGGGGACCTCATGAGCTGCTGCAGCCATCCTTGTGACGTCCTGGTGACGTCAGGGAGATGAGGAGAGCAGATCTGGTGGTGgcgtttacattttatttactcgTGGgggtgcagaagccagaggacacctTGAGGAGTAGATGTTCTCTCACCACGTGGGTCCTCTGGCTTGGCAGCCAAGTGcatttgtccactgagccatttcacccgTCTACCACGGGGTTCAAAGTGGAGCCCACGGAAAGGAGGCTACATAACCAGGCTGTGCCAGTCAGCTCTAACTCAGCCATTTAGCGAGGCTGGCAGAAGTAGGGCTGGCTTCTGGCTCCCAGCTGTCCCTCCAGGATGGGGCCATTTGGACCTGTGGCTACTGTGTCTTCCCTTCCTGAGGGTCTCTACACTGGAGAGGATTTCTAGTCTTGCTCCTGCATGTCCAATCTGGGTGTCACTGAGCCTACATGGTGAGCCCTGACTGGCCTCAGGACACCCCTTCCTGTGTACCAAAGCGTAGGTCCGAGTAGGAGAGGGAGGGGTCCCGAGTACCAGAGAAGTGGGAAAGCCTCTTAGCCCCCACACCACTGCAGCCTCTCTTCTCGGCAGGAAGCACACTGGGGAGAAGCCCTTCGAGTGCCCCAAATGTGGGAAGTGTTACTTTCGCAAAGAGAACCTTTTGGAACACGAAGCCCGGAATTGCATGAACCGCTCAGAACAGGTACTTGGGAATTGGTCCAAGTATTTGTGGGCAGCAGCCCGGTGGCCTGTCTTCCTGCCATCTGGGAAGGACTCCCAGGAAACTACAGGATTATAAAATAAGAGCTGCAGGGGCCTTGGATGTCACCACATCCACATCATAGTACAAGAGGGGACACTTGTTCAGGGGGTTCAAGTTCAGAGGGATAAGCACTACAGGGATACTTTGAGTTAGCTCCATCCTAGGCTTGGAGCAAAGTGTTTGCGGGGGATGGCTGCTGGGAAGGGCCACCTTGCCTGTCCTCTTGCCCCAAGTGGGTAGTATTTGGCTAAACcccatctttctcttcccagagacTGGTCATTAGCAGCTAGGCCCGTCTCTAGCCTGTCTGGAGCTGAGCGGGGCCTGGCGTGTGGTAGTGTGCAGTGCCCTGTGATGTAGGCAGGCAGGTTACATGTTGCCCTCTCCTACCCCAGCATCCCCTGCCCCAGGCAGACACTTCCCAGCAGCGTGTGGAAGCCCCTGCAGAGGCTGCCGTCGCCGGCAGAGGCCCTCCCTGATGCTGGCCCTGCTTGCCCTTCACACTGCCAGGTCTTCACATGCTCCGTGTGCCAGGAGACATTCCGCCGGAGGATGGAGCTGCGGGTGCACATGGTGTCACACACTGGGGAAATGCCCTACAAGGTAGGTCAGCTGGTCCCCGGGTCACGGGTGGGATGGGGATGTGGACCCCTTTGGTACCTGGCACCTCTCCCTTGAAGCCTGCCTTCCTTGCCCACCCAGTGACACTACTATAGATAGGACCACTGTCTGTACCCCTACTGGCTCAGCGTTCCTCTGCGCACAACATGGATGGCTGAGCATTGCTCCCCCGTCTTGGGAGCCAGGCTTCAGCAGATCTGGGTTAGCGCTCCTTCACCATGAACTGGTGGCAGGGCTGATGGCGCGGCTGTGCTGGTGCTGACTAGGCCTGTGTTTTCAGTGTTCCTCCTGCTCCCAGCAGTTCATGCAGAAGAAGGACTTGCAGAGCCACATGATCAAGCTGCACGGAGCCCCTAAGCCCCACGCAGTAAGTGCCAGGCAGAGCTGGGGCACCCGTGGCTCCTGGACGGCCCACCCTGTCCTTACCTGGCACTGCTCCCTCTGCCTGTCTCCCGCCTGCAGTGTCCCACTTGTGCCAAGTGCTTCCTGTCTAGGACGGAACTCCAACTACACGAGGCTTTTAAGCACCGTGGGGAAAAGCTGTTTGTGTGTGAGGAGTGTGGGCACCGGGCCTCGAGCCGCAACGGGCTGCAGATGCATATCAAGGCCAAGCACAGGTGtgagcctcctccctcctccccgagTGCGGgccccacacacgtacacatgggCATGAGCGTTCCCCTCTGGAGTCTAGCACCTGCAGCCTTCCGGGGCTGggtgagaggcaggcaggtttgtTAGGCCAGTGGGGAGGGCTCAGGCTGAGGCATGTCTGTCCCTTACCTTCCTGACTCCTGGATTCTCCTGTGCTTCTGGCGAAGGTGGTGGTGTCCTTTGCCTGGAACCACCCAAGTCctacttgcttagcatgttccAGCCCTAAGGGATGACTGACAGGGGATGGCTTCCCCCAGTGATGGCCTCTGCATTGTGTCCCCATCCGCACAGGAATGAAAGGCCTTATGTCTGCGAGTTCTGCAGCCATGCGTTCACCCAGAAGGCCAATCTCAACATGCACCTCCGCACACACACAGGCGAGAAGCCTTTCCAATGTCACCTCTGTGGCAAGACCTTCCGTACCCAAGGTGAGGCAGGTCCATCCCCTCCTTCCCCGGGGCTCAAGCCAGCAACTGAGCTCCACTTTGTCCCCCACAGCCAGTCTGGACAAGCACAACCGTACCCACACTGGGGAGAGGCCTTTCAGCTGTGAATTCTGTGATCAGCGCTTCACTGAGAAGGGGCCCCTTCTGAGGCATGTGGCCAGTCGTCACCAGGAGGGCAGGCCTCACTTCTGCCAGATCTGTGGCAAGACCTTCAAAGGCAAGTGGGCAAGCTGTGGGAGAGAGGGCCTGGCTTCCATTTCCTGCCTACCTGAGTTTGAGGGTCTACAGAGATCAAGGGGACAGTGGCTTCCCAGTGCTCTTTAGAACCTTCCAGCCAGCAGAGTTCTGTCTTCCATGTGCTAGGAGACACAAGAGTGGCCTGGCTGTGACGgcggaggtgggggcagggcgcCCTGGACCTGGGCAATGGTGGCCTCAGTGTGGTGCTGTAGAGCCTGGAGTGGGGGAGACCCGGCCAAGGGCCGCCTCCTGTGCCTCAGGCCCTGGGACGCCTTGTCTCCCACCTCAGTCCTGTccctgccatgttccctgctCCTAATGCCAGTGGCCCCCTTCCTCCTGCAGCCGTGGAACAGCTACGAGTGCACGTCAGACGACACAAGGGCGTGAGGAAGTTCGAGTGCACTGAGTGCGGCTACAAGTTCACTCGGCAGGTAGGCCGGCCAGGGTCTCCTGCCTCCTCCGCTCTGTCCTCCCCGCCCGCCTCTAAGCATCCCCTCCCCGCAGGCTCACCTGCGGAGGCACATGGAGATCCACGACAGAGTGGAAAACTACAATCCACGGCAGCGCAAGCTCCGCAACCTAGTCATCGAGGACgagaagatggtggtggtggctctcCAGCCACCTACAGACCTGGAGATGGGCTCTGCAGAGGTCATTGTGGAGTCCCTGACCCAGGGTGGCcttgccacccagctccctaGCCAGAGACTGTGTGCAGAGGAGAGCTTTGCCAGCCCCAGTGTCCTGGAGCCTTCACTCATCATCACAGCTGCTGTCCCCGAGGGCTGTGATACATAGACCACTGCCCAGTTAGCCCCATCTACCAATAAATACGTGACTTTGGATTCACTTGTTCGGTGGTCTGTTGCTTGATCTTCTGCAACTACGGGCCCAGACCAAACTGAAGGGCTTCCTCCCAGCCGTCCCTCATGGTACCCCATCCAGTGGGCACCTGGGCGCAGctgcttccccagctctgggaaccTCAGCCAAGCTGAGGAACTTGGCGGGAATGGAGGTGGCATCCACTTGCTATAGCTCCTGTTCCTCGCTGCTTCACGCCAATGGGTAGAATCCCGACTTAGCATATTGTGAGGCCAGCCATGGGTCACTTGGAAGTTGGCACAGTAGCCAGGGCCCATGGTCATGGCTTCATTGGCCAGAGTTAAGTCAGTTCAATGAAGCTGAACATGGCCAGGGACAGCTAAGAAGCTGGCCTTGACTGGCTGTATGCCCAGAGAAACCCACCCTTGGAAGAGTCCTATTTTGGTCCAGACCTTGAATGGGAAGGGGCATGGATCCCGCCCCTTCCAGAGCATGGTGCTGTAGGTCATGGATGCCCCAGATGcaccttcaattttttttgtggtttttcgagacagggtttctctgtggttttggagcctgtcctggaactagctcttgtagaccaggctggtctcgaactcacagagatccgcctgcctctgcctcccgagtgctgggattaaaggcgtgcgccaccacctcccggcaccTTCACATTTCTTAACTCCTTTGTCTCCCAAAGAGCCCGTGAGACTTCCTGCTTCATCCACATGTTCCCACTGGCTGGTGCATGCTCATGCTTCTCAGACAGGTACTGAGAAAACTCATTGGGTGGGAAACCTTGGCCAAATTATTGGGGGCTTTCTCATGCCTGCCTGGCCTGTTAGCACACAAGCTCAGGGGCCTGGGTTCCTTCTGGAAGCTGCTGGGGCTTCCTCAGCATGGTACCCAAGCTCTAGGTAAGTACCCCCAGTCAGAAGTACAAGACCTTTCTatgacctagctggggaaatggTTTGATGTCATCTTTGCCACAGTGTTGATTGAGGCTGTCACCAGTACTTCCTGGTTAGAGGCATAGACCTTGATAGGCGTGTGGAACAAATAGGACACACTGAAACATCCCACCCCATCCAGGGCTGGGCTTTGCCTAATCTCCTTGCTCCATGAGATGCCATACTCTTCCTGCCATTACATATCCTAATTTCCCTGCTGTTGGGAGGCTAGGAAGATGGGGTTCCCTTACAACTAACACATCCGACTCCCTTTCGTTCCCTGGCCATTAGCAGCTGAGGGAATCGTGCACCCCAGGTTTGCCTGTATAGGCCATAAACAGCTTCAGATCTGTTCTGAAGCTTCTCAAGGCCACAGTTGTGGGGTGGCTTAGTGGTaaggcattcattcattcctcaATCTGTCCTCAGGGATCCTAGCCTGTTTCTTTTCCAGCCAGGCATTGGCCTCCCCTGGATTTGGATAGGCTCTGGGGGAGATTacgggcgcgcgcgcgcgcgtgtgtgtgtgtgtgtgtgtgtgtgtgtgtgtgtgtctcaaccCTCCAGAGttgtgattctcaaccttcctaatgctgccacccttcAATAGTtactcatgttgtggtaaccccaaccataaaattaacttcactagcagggcagtggtggtgcatgcctttaatcccagcactctggaggcagagacagatggatctctgtgagttggaggccaagcctggtctacagagtgagttccaggacaggctccaaagctacagagaaaccctgtttcggaaaaagaaataaaacaacaacaaaaagggctggagagatggctcaggggctaagagcattgcctgctcttccaaaggtcctgagttcaattcccagcaaccacatggtggctcacaaccatctgtaatgaggtctggtgccctcttctggtcttcaggtatacacacagaatattgtatacatgataaataaatattgtgaTGCAAATACCTGGTTTCTGATGACTTTGGGGGTcgtgaccctcaggttgagaaccgaTGTTCTAAAGGTAACCTAGGTTCAAGGTCCATCTCACTGTGGGTAGGAGCCTACCTTTGTACTACATCATATGTGTATTTCACCTTGAGGAGAGAAAGGACTAGAGAGGCTCTGTGATGCTGGACTCCCCAGTCCTACCTCCTGTACCTGCATCCTCTCTGCTCTGTGATGCTGGACTCCNNNNNNNNNNNNNNNNNNNNNNNNNNNNNNNNNNNNNNNNNNNNNNNNNNNNNNNNNNNNNNNNNNNNNNNNNNNNNNNNNNNNNNNNNNNNNNNNNNNNNNNNNNNNNNNNNNNNNNNNNNNNNNNNNNNNNNNNNNNNNNNNNNNNNNNNNNNNNNNNNNNNNNNNNNNNNNNNNNNNNNNNNNNNNNNNNNNNNNNNTCCTACCTCCTGTATCTGCATTTGCTTTATTTAGATCTACCTCCCACCACCAGTGTTGGCCTCTGCACACAAGGATTCTCAGAACACAAAGCAGCAAGAAGATGAAGgccagctgggaggtggtggcacaacctttaatcccagcatttagggggcaggtgatctctgggagttcgaagccaTCCTAGTTTCCAGCATGagctccaggacacccagggatgCATGGTGCAACcatgtctggaaaaacaaagagtGAAAGCCATGACACCCAGCAtgtaggaaacattttatttcaaaaaataggGGAGCATCCTAAAACCTTAGAATGCTGAACACAGAAGCCTAGAGAgtagacagaaataaatatacaaatctGCCCCAGCCACTGGTGTGACTGAATGCTAGTCACCTAAGGAAGGTGACCTTCATTACACAAGTCTCTGAAGtcataaatataagaaatacCTTATAGATCAGCAAATACCAGGCACAGAACTTTTCATAACTTAATTTTATCCTGACATATAAAAGCTTTATACATGTGACAGGGACAATCCCATACCCAGGTAGCCCAGCTTTCATCCCTGTTAGTGTAGACATGTGTCAAGTGATGGGTTACAGCCCAGAGCCTGTGGCAAAGGTGAAGCTTGAGGGAGGGACTGTCCTGGACTCCCAGTGGGAGGAGCACAGTGAGTGCCTACCCAGACGTGGGTCGTGACGTGCAAACCTGAGTATCTCTGGAGGTGGGCAGAGGGGCCCTGTGCAAGGGTGCACGATAAGGCAGGAGCCACTGCAGTCACAGGAGAGTGCGGCAGTGCAGCTCTTCCCCTGGGAAGCCCCCTAGCCTGTCCCCCAAAGGACCTGACAGTGGTGGCCAGGCTACTTTCCCCAGCACTGAGCTTAGTTCCCGATACACAAGATTCCACCCTGCCATGCCAAGGCACCTCATGGAGTATCAACACCTCTAGGTGACAGCTCTTAAGGCTCACGGAAAGAGTTTACTAGGccaagagggaggagaggcactAGAGGGCTGGGCTGACAGCACCAGGGGACAGAAAGCACAGCTGCACACCCTATAGGAGCCCTAGGGCATCAGTGGGCCTGGGCTGGCACAATCTTCCTCAGGGTCAGGCGCCTGGGAGAGCATTTTAGAAACAGATTTCAAACcaaacaggaagaaggcaggtgCCTGGGAAATTAAGGCAGCCTCCTCTGCCACGTGGCCAAGAAGATGGCTGTGGTGTGTGATGGGGACACTCCA
Protein-coding sequences here:
- the Zbtb48 gene encoding telomere zinc finger-associated protein; protein product: MDSSFVQHSVRVLQELNKQREKGQYCDATLDVGGLVFKAHWSVLACCSHFFQRIYGDGSGGSVVLPAGFAEIFGLLLDFFYTGHLALTSGNRDQVLLAAKELRVPEAVELCQSFQPRTSGGQAPSVQSGLGPPASQDVKSHLKEPAELEEEEVFRTLSLAPGDQESRDSQQPQLNSSFLCGKGRQAVKPRLSEDKESEDCKEPPRPFEAGGAPLQGESNEWEVVVQVEDDGDSVSEPETVLTRRKSKVIRKPCAEEPALSAGSLATEPTESRKGAAVPVECPTCHKKFLSKYYLKVHNRKHTGEKPFECPKCGKCYFRKENLLEHEARNCMNRSEQVFTCSVCQETFRRRMELRVHMVSHTGEMPYKCSSCSQQFMQKKDLQSHMIKLHGAPKPHACPTCAKCFLSRTELQLHEAFKHRGEKLFVCEECGHRASSRNGLQMHIKAKHRNERPYVCEFCSHAFTQKANLNMHLRTHTGEKPFQCHLCGKTFRTQASLDKHNRTHTGERPFSCEFCDQRFTEKGPLLRHVASRHQEGRPHFCQICGKTFKAVEQLRVHVRRHKGVRKFECTECGYKFTRQAHLRRHMEIHDRVENYNPRQRKLRNLVIEDEKMVVVALQPPTDLEMGSAEVIVESLTQGGLATQLPSQRLCAEESFASPSVLEPSLIITAAVPEGCDT